A single genomic interval of Thermovibrio guaymasensis harbors:
- a CDS encoding DUF1931 family protein: MAVVGFAKLEALMRKAAGLDIDKNKAKEITDIVEKKLYDLLLIGERNAKFNGREVIWECDVPLTKGFLESIQKFKALEEELPLQDILDFLATKPPLKYPLEAELEKKLPEIVGTLLYILARIMKEVDPAVRKPSSEDIERAGRILDLTM, translated from the coding sequence ATGGCAGTAGTCGGATTTGCCAAACTAGAAGCCCTTATGAGGAAAGCGGCAGGCCTTGATATTGATAAGAACAAGGCCAAGGAAATTACAGACATCGTAGAGAAGAAACTCTACGACCTCCTCCTCATAGGAGAGAGAAACGCAAAGTTCAACGGCAGAGAGGTAATTTGGGAGTGTGACGTTCCACTTACAAAGGGCTTCCTTGAGTCAATCCAGAAGTTTAAGGCCCTTGAAGAGGAGCTCCCACTCCAGGACATCCTTGACTTCCTCGCAACAAAACCTCCTCTAAAGTACCCACTTGAGGCAGAGCTTGAGAAGAAACTCCCTGAAATTGTCGGAACTCTCCTCTACATCCTTGCTAGGATTATGAAGGAAGTTGACCCAGCCGTAAGGAAGCCTTCAAGTGAGGACATTGAAAGGGCTGGAAGAATACTTGACCTCACAATGTAA